In a single window of the Pontibacter russatus genome:
- a CDS encoding DUF3536 domain-containing protein: MQESAAPYHDWNERITDECYARNSASRILGEQGKIVDIINNYARISFNFGPTLLEWMKKKEPETYQAILEADKESLARFSGHGSAMAQVYNHIIMPLANERDKHTQVIWGIYDFRNRFGRDPEGMWLAETAADTPTLEVLAAHGIRFTILSPYQARRFRKIGEKEWQHAEGANINPRRPYLCKLPSGNEIVLFFYDGPVSQGIAFEKLLERGEDFASRLVNALDPNSAEPQLMHIATDGETYGHHHRFGEMALSYALNHIEEAQLAQVTVYGEFLQKFPPEYEAEIIEDTSWSCAHGVERWRSNCGCNTGGNGGWDQEWRGPLRDALDWLRDELTPLFEREMDKLGADPWVTRNAYIQVVMDRSEKNVEAFIQRHTSYELSRDEKTRFLKLLEMQYHTLLMYTSCGWFFDEVTGLETVQDIYYAARAIQLAQDLGKKDYETPFVNLLELARSNHKEKENAARAYIKSVKPTIINLLRVGAHYAVSSLFAEHTRKLELYSYQAISQEYELMEAGRQKLAVGRAKIRSIVTWEEEVITFGVLHLGDHQLFGGVREFMSLEDYGNLRSELHTAFNRGNVSEVIMLLDKHFESHNYSFWHLFKDDQKKILDQVLEHAMENVENNFQQIYDNNYPLMAAIKTLGMKLPRPLQTTVEYIVNTKLLREFESEQPDTNEIKKLLDETKRMKVKLNFDTLDFAASQRVERLMKQVQEQPNDTETVEMLIALLKVLEKSKLAPDYWQAQNIAFRMQQTVYEDYIKRSEKGDNEAAQWLEKFDTLCSNLNLKTKHGIHSVGHLQASSIV, encoded by the coding sequence TTGCAGGAGTCTGCCGCTCCTTACCACGACTGGAACGAGCGGATCACAGACGAATGCTACGCCCGCAACTCCGCCTCCCGTATTCTGGGGGAGCAGGGAAAGATCGTGGACATCATCAACAACTACGCCCGCATCAGCTTCAACTTCGGCCCCACCCTGCTGGAGTGGATGAAAAAGAAAGAGCCGGAAACCTACCAGGCCATACTCGAGGCCGACAAAGAGAGCCTAGCGCGGTTTTCGGGCCACGGCTCCGCCATGGCACAGGTATACAACCACATCATCATGCCCCTGGCCAACGAGCGCGACAAGCACACGCAGGTAATATGGGGTATATATGATTTCAGGAACCGCTTTGGGCGCGATCCGGAAGGCATGTGGCTTGCCGAGACGGCCGCCGACACGCCCACGCTGGAGGTGCTGGCCGCGCACGGCATCAGGTTCACCATCCTGTCGCCGTATCAGGCCCGCCGGTTCCGCAAAATCGGGGAAAAGGAGTGGCAGCACGCAGAGGGTGCCAACATCAACCCGCGGCGGCCTTACCTGTGCAAGCTGCCCTCCGGGAATGAGATTGTGCTGTTCTTTTATGACGGGCCGGTGTCGCAGGGCATCGCCTTTGAGAAGCTGCTGGAGCGGGGCGAGGATTTTGCCAGCCGCCTGGTGAATGCCCTCGACCCCAACAGCGCAGAGCCGCAGCTGATGCACATCGCCACCGACGGCGAGACCTACGGCCACCACCACCGCTTCGGCGAGATGGCCCTCTCCTACGCCCTCAACCATATAGAGGAGGCGCAGCTGGCGCAGGTAACGGTATATGGCGAGTTCCTTCAGAAATTCCCCCCGGAGTATGAGGCCGAAATCATAGAAGACACCTCCTGGAGCTGTGCCCACGGCGTGGAGCGCTGGCGCAGCAACTGCGGCTGCAACACCGGCGGCAACGGCGGCTGGGACCAGGAGTGGCGCGGGCCGCTCCGCGATGCCTTGGACTGGCTGCGCGACGAGCTCACGCCGCTCTTCGAGCGCGAAATGGACAAGCTGGGTGCCGACCCCTGGGTAACGCGCAACGCCTATATACAGGTGGTCATGGACCGCTCCGAGAAAAACGTGGAGGCGTTTATCCAGCGCCACACTTCGTACGAGCTCAGCCGGGACGAGAAAACCAGGTTCCTGAAACTGCTGGAGATGCAGTACCACACGCTGCTCATGTACACCAGCTGCGGCTGGTTCTTCGACGAGGTGACGGGCCTCGAAACCGTGCAGGACATCTACTATGCGGCCAGGGCCATCCAGCTGGCGCAGGACCTGGGCAAAAAAGACTACGAGACGCCATTTGTGAACCTGCTGGAACTGGCCAGGAGCAACCACAAGGAAAAGGAGAACGCGGCACGGGCCTATATAAAATCCGTGAAGCCTACCATCATCAACCTGCTGCGCGTGGGTGCCCACTATGCCGTGTCCTCGCTCTTTGCGGAACACACCAGGAAACTCGAGCTCTACAGCTACCAGGCCATCTCGCAGGAATATGAGCTGATGGAGGCCGGTCGGCAGAAACTGGCTGTGGGCCGCGCTAAAATACGCTCAATTGTCACCTGGGAGGAGGAGGTGATCACCTTCGGGGTGCTGCACCTCGGCGACCACCAGCTGTTCGGCGGCGTGCGCGAGTTCATGAGCCTGGAGGACTACGGCAACCTGCGCTCCGAGCTGCACACCGCCTTCAACCGGGGCAACGTAAGCGAGGTCATCATGCTGCTCGACAAGCACTTCGAGTCCCACAACTACTCCTTCTGGCACCTCTTCAAGGATGACCAGAAGAAGATTCTGGACCAGGTGCTGGAGCATGCCATGGAGAACGTGGAAAACAACTTCCAGCAGATCTACGACAACAACTACCCGCTGATGGCGGCCATCAAAACACTGGGCATGAAGCTGCCCCGGCCCCTGCAGACCACCGTCGAGTACATCGTCAACACCAAGCTGCTGCGGGAGTTCGAATCAGAGCAGCCTGACACGAACGAAATCAAAAAGCTGCTGGACGAGACAAAGCGCATGAAGGTGAAGCTCAATTTCGATACGCTGGATTTTGCCGCCTCGCAGCGCGTGGAACGTCTGATGAAACAAGTGCAGGAACAGCCAAACGACACCGAGACGGTGGAGATGCTCATCGCCCTGCTGAAGGTGCTGGAGAAATCGAAACTGGCCCCAGACTACTGGCAGGCGCAGAACATCGCTTTCCGGATGCAGCAAACGGTGTACGAAGACTATATAAAACGCTCTGAGAAAGGCGACAACGAGGCCGCGCAATGGCTTGAAAAATTTGATACGCTCTGCTCAAACCTAAACCTGAAAACAAAACATGGTATACATTCCGTCGGCCACTTACAGGCTTCAAGTATCGTCTAA
- the treZ gene encoding malto-oligosyltrehalose trehalohydrolase: MSIARKIGAEYQPEKGTTFTVWAPKAEQVELTLENPDPERIPLQREAFGYWTALAADAGHGTRYRYTLDGEKVRPDPASQFQPDGVHAASAVVDHTRFAWTDATWKGLPLEQLIIYELHVGTFSEEGTFEGAIKHLPELKDLGVTAIELMPVAEFPGSRNWGYDGVFPFAAQSTYGGPQGLKMLVDACHEQGISVVLDVVYNHMGPEGNYLNEYGYYFTDKYNTPWGNALNFDDAHSDHVRNFFFQNALMWLRDFHIDALRLDAVHAIYDTGARHFLQELREQVNQLEEQKGRKFLLIAESDQSDVRLINPIGQGGYGLDAQWFDDYHHAIHTLVTGELEGYFEDYGKPEQLQKALEHTFVYNGLYSEHRKKTLGTDATANPARQFVVCSQNHDQTGNRMRGERLTQLVPFEMLKPVAGLVLLSPYVPMLFMGEEYGEENPFLYFVSHTDENLVEAVREGRKAEFAYFAGKGEAPDPQSEETFYRSRLQRGYQTNEQQHKLREFYKALINLRKAAPALARPDKPYMQVKMEEEKLVLHLVHTGQEPHLYCLFNISDQPQNTKLLPVAASSWKTVLHSADTAWGGPGADMPQALQEGSSVLLPPASLLIFEQEK, translated from the coding sequence ATGTCAATCGCAAGGAAGATAGGAGCAGAATACCAGCCCGAGAAGGGAACGACCTTCACGGTCTGGGCCCCGAAAGCGGAGCAGGTGGAATTGACACTCGAAAATCCAGACCCGGAGAGGATACCCCTGCAGCGCGAAGCCTTCGGCTACTGGACGGCCCTGGCAGCGGACGCCGGACACGGCACCCGCTATAGGTACACGCTGGATGGGGAGAAAGTGCGACCCGACCCCGCCTCGCAGTTTCAGCCGGACGGCGTGCATGCCGCCTCTGCCGTAGTCGACCACACCCGCTTTGCCTGGACAGATGCGACCTGGAAGGGGCTGCCGCTGGAGCAGCTGATTATATATGAACTGCATGTGGGCACCTTCAGCGAAGAAGGCACGTTTGAGGGGGCCATAAAGCACTTGCCTGAGCTGAAGGACCTGGGCGTCACGGCCATCGAGCTTATGCCGGTTGCCGAGTTCCCGGGGAGCCGGAACTGGGGCTACGACGGCGTGTTCCCGTTTGCTGCCCAGAGCACCTACGGGGGGCCACAGGGCCTCAAAATGCTGGTGGATGCCTGCCACGAACAGGGAATCTCCGTGGTGCTGGACGTAGTCTACAACCACATGGGCCCGGAGGGGAATTACCTGAACGAGTACGGCTATTACTTTACAGACAAGTACAACACCCCCTGGGGCAATGCGCTCAACTTCGACGACGCCCACTCCGACCACGTCCGCAACTTCTTTTTCCAGAACGCGCTCATGTGGCTGCGCGACTTTCACATCGACGCCCTGCGCCTCGATGCCGTGCATGCCATATATGACACCGGTGCCCGGCACTTCCTGCAGGAACTGCGCGAGCAGGTGAACCAGTTGGAGGAGCAGAAAGGACGGAAATTTTTACTGATAGCGGAGAGCGACCAGAGCGACGTGCGCCTGATAAACCCCATCGGGCAAGGGGGATATGGCCTGGACGCGCAGTGGTTCGATGACTACCACCACGCCATCCATACCCTCGTGACGGGCGAACTGGAGGGCTACTTCGAGGATTACGGCAAGCCGGAGCAGTTGCAGAAAGCACTGGAGCACACCTTCGTCTACAACGGCCTCTACTCGGAGCACCGCAAAAAAACATTGGGTACCGACGCGACCGCCAACCCGGCCAGGCAGTTTGTGGTCTGCTCCCAGAACCACGACCAGACAGGCAACCGGATGCGGGGCGAGCGCCTCACGCAGTTGGTTCCCTTCGAGATGCTGAAACCTGTTGCGGGGCTGGTGCTGCTTTCTCCCTATGTCCCCATGCTGTTTATGGGGGAGGAATACGGCGAGGAGAACCCCTTCCTTTACTTTGTGAGCCATACCGACGAAAACCTGGTGGAGGCGGTTCGAGAAGGAAGGAAAGCAGAATTTGCGTACTTTGCAGGAAAAGGCGAGGCGCCGGACCCGCAAAGCGAGGAAACGTTCTACCGCTCCAGGCTACAGCGGGGCTATCAAACGAATGAGCAACAGCACAAATTACGGGAGTTTTACAAGGCACTCATCAACCTTCGGAAAGCAGCCCCTGCCCTTGCGCGTCCGGACAAGCCATATATGCAGGTAAAAATGGAGGAGGAGAAACTTGTGCTGCACCTGGTTCATACAGGCCAGGAACCACATCTCTACTGCCTGTTTAACATAAGCGATCAACCACAGAACACAAAGCTGCTGCCGGTCGCTGCAAGTTCCTGGAAAACCGTTCTGCATTCTGCCGACACGGCCTGGGGAGGCCCCGGCGCTGACATGCCGCAGGCGCTTCAGGAGGGCTCTTCCGTACTTTTGCCGCCCGCATCGTTACTCATTTTTGAACAAGAGAAATAA
- a CDS encoding alpha-1,4-glucan--maltose-1-phosphate maltosyltransferase → MEQLEGKKRVVIEHVKPEINCGRFPAKRVVGEEMTVTADIFGDGHDEVKAQLLYRNTSTDSENWTAVPMEFLGNDSWQATFTPDAMGRYEYTLEGWVDHFYTWQKGLKKKFEANQDVTVELQIGAQMLEETAAKAQGQQQEQLYGIAHQLRHNPNQADAVALATSADTSEQMRAGAERENVTTYDKRLQLDVERQKALFSAWYEFFPRSAAQQAGQHGTFKDCERLLPRIAEMGFDTIYLPPIHPIGEAFRKGKNNNPSSQPGEPGSPWAIGGAEGGHDAILPELGTLDDFRHFVKQAKEHGIEVALDFAIQCSPDHPYVKEHPQWFKWRPDGTVQYAENPPKKYQDVLPVNFETEDWQNLWQELRRVLQHWIDQGVVVFRVDNPHTKAFSFWEWVIADIHKAHPEVIFLAEAFTRPRVMERLAKLGFTQSYTYYTWRNSPEELRQYMEELTQTEMRDYFRPNFWPNTPDINPPVLQDGGEPAHITRLVMAATLSSNYGLYGPVYEFGIATPVPGKEEYLDSEKYEVKHWDWGKLTKIREVITLINRIRKVNPALQTTWNVAFGGADNPAFVCYAKWSSDFRNKIVVVVNLDPHNTQAGWVQVPLSKMNMGNGQYVVHDLLTERKYTWTDEWNYVELRPHEMPVHVLRIEDAASGAAHADSSKASNWSVDNTWLASDHD, encoded by the coding sequence ATGGAACAACTTGAAGGAAAAAAACGCGTCGTTATAGAACATGTAAAACCAGAGATAAACTGCGGGAGATTCCCCGCCAAGCGGGTAGTGGGAGAGGAGATGACCGTGACAGCCGACATTTTCGGCGACGGGCATGACGAAGTGAAAGCGCAGCTGCTGTACCGCAACACCTCCACAGACTCAGAGAACTGGACGGCCGTGCCGATGGAGTTCCTGGGCAATGACAGTTGGCAGGCCACGTTCACCCCTGACGCCATGGGGCGCTATGAGTATACCCTGGAGGGGTGGGTGGACCATTTTTACACCTGGCAGAAAGGGTTGAAGAAAAAGTTTGAGGCGAACCAGGACGTAACGGTAGAGTTGCAGATAGGGGCGCAGATGCTGGAGGAGACGGCCGCGAAAGCACAAGGCCAGCAGCAGGAACAGCTCTATGGCATTGCGCACCAGCTGCGCCACAACCCGAACCAGGCCGATGCCGTGGCGCTCGCCACCAGCGCCGACACCTCGGAGCAGATGCGGGCGGGCGCGGAGCGGGAGAACGTGACCACCTACGACAAGCGACTGCAACTGGACGTGGAGCGGCAGAAAGCCCTCTTCAGCGCCTGGTACGAGTTCTTCCCGAGGTCTGCGGCGCAGCAGGCGGGGCAGCACGGCACATTTAAGGACTGTGAGCGGCTCTTGCCCCGCATTGCCGAGATGGGCTTCGACACCATCTACCTGCCGCCCATCCACCCCATCGGGGAGGCTTTCAGAAAAGGCAAGAACAACAATCCTTCCTCCCAGCCCGGCGAGCCCGGCTCGCCGTGGGCAATCGGCGGTGCCGAGGGAGGCCACGACGCCATCCTGCCGGAGCTGGGCACACTGGATGATTTCCGGCACTTTGTGAAGCAGGCAAAGGAGCACGGCATCGAGGTGGCCCTTGACTTCGCCATCCAGTGCTCCCCGGACCACCCTTACGTAAAAGAGCATCCGCAATGGTTTAAGTGGCGGCCGGACGGCACGGTGCAGTATGCCGAGAATCCCCCCAAGAAATACCAGGACGTGCTGCCCGTGAATTTTGAGACCGAGGACTGGCAGAACCTGTGGCAGGAACTGCGGCGGGTGCTGCAGCATTGGATAGACCAGGGCGTGGTGGTGTTCCGGGTGGATAACCCGCACACCAAGGCTTTCTCTTTCTGGGAATGGGTGATTGCTGACATTCACAAGGCCCACCCGGAGGTGATTTTCCTGGCGGAGGCCTTTACACGCCCGCGCGTGATGGAGCGACTCGCGAAACTAGGGTTCACACAGTCCTATACCTATTATACCTGGCGCAACTCACCCGAGGAACTGCGCCAGTATATGGAGGAACTGACGCAGACGGAGATGCGCGACTACTTCCGGCCTAACTTCTGGCCCAACACCCCGGACATCAACCCGCCTGTGCTGCAGGACGGCGGGGAGCCGGCGCATATCACCCGGCTGGTGATGGCGGCCACGCTGTCATCTAACTACGGCTTATATGGCCCGGTATATGAGTTTGGCATAGCCACCCCGGTGCCCGGCAAGGAAGAGTACCTCGACTCGGAGAAGTACGAGGTCAAGCACTGGGACTGGGGCAAGCTGACGAAGATACGGGAGGTGATTACCCTCATTAACCGGATACGCAAGGTGAACCCGGCCCTGCAGACCACCTGGAATGTGGCCTTCGGGGGAGCCGACAACCCGGCCTTTGTGTGCTATGCCAAGTGGAGCAGCGACTTCCGGAACAAAATAGTGGTTGTCGTGAACCTTGACCCGCACAACACGCAGGCGGGTTGGGTGCAGGTGCCACTCTCCAAAATGAACATGGGCAACGGACAGTACGTGGTACACGACCTGCTGACTGAGCGCAAATATACCTGGACGGACGAGTGGAACTACGTGGAGCTCCGTCCGCACGAGATGCCGGTGCACGTGCTGCGCATAGAGGATGCAGCTAGCGGGGCGGCACATGCCGACTCGAGCAAAGCCAGCAACTGGAGTGTAGACAATACCTGGCTGGCATCCGACCATGACTAA
- the treS gene encoding maltose alpha-D-glucosyltransferase, whose protein sequence is MADEKFALDDNIHWYKDAIIYELHIKAFKDGNGDGIGDFKGLMEKLDYLEDLGVTAIWLLPFYPSPLRDDGYDIADYYSINPSYGNMHDFKLFVKEAHRRGLKVITELVINHTSDQHPWFQRARTAKPGSKHRDYYVWSDDPTKYKDVRIIFTDTEQSNWSWDPVAQQYYWHRFFSHQPDLNYDNPEVQKEVFKVLEYWLDLGVDGFRLDAVPYLFEREGTNGENLPETHDFLKKLRAHVDSKYQGKLLLAEANMWPEDSAAYFGNGDECHMNYHFPIMPRLFMSVKMEDRYPIIDIFNQTPEIPEACQWAMFLRNHDELTLEMVTDEERDYMYKVYTKDPMARINLGIRHRLAPLLGNDRSKIELMNVLLFSMRGTPVVYYGDEIGMGDNYYLGDRDGVRTPMQWNEDRNAGFSSANPQRLYLPVIIDPEYKYESVNVETQNHNANSLLWWMRRIINMRKRYKAFGRGTIRFLSPNNSKVLAFVRQYETETILVVANLSRFPEAVELDLQDYKGFTPVEVFSKNKFPNVKDEPYLFTMSGHGYYWMELQPQEAGSAQDGQKKAVQLSSLRAPLAPKTLKQLETQVLPSYISQRRWFGGKARTVQRMQVVNNMPMPLGKAGASLLFIEVSYNEGLPELYQLPMAFATDEEEQELRDHAPGSIISRAVIEGKEGVLYDALFSEEFRQSLLQMMLKKKHVRQESAELIGYSDRGAIAEIRAAEGPLTSRILAAEQSNTSIVYDNALFLKVYRKLDRTVNPDVEVVRMLTEKVGFPHVPRFLGALEQHEQGKQPMVLVMLQELVPNQGDAWSYFGDSLKRLYERVKTQPNRVDVTQSSRTLVRPQAFVEIPEEVQMQIGGAHVERVELLGLRTAEMHLALGSIRGEKDFTPEEFSLHYQRSLYSSLTSLVRSNFDSLRKHLPNLPESVRGEAEEVLNMRGEVLERLKMIFSHKIDTLKIRTHGDYHLGQVLFTGKDFYIIDFEGEPARSFSERRLKRSALRDVAGMIRSFHYASYNALFQQEGLRREDVEYMETWAEQWYQYASGFFMHSYLGKTRGTGIVPAKDEDLEILIHTYLLEKAIYELGYELNNRPDWVLIPIRGIKYIMKKYKNG, encoded by the coding sequence ATGGCAGACGAGAAATTTGCGTTAGACGACAACATCCACTGGTACAAAGATGCCATCATATATGAGCTGCACATCAAGGCGTTCAAAGATGGGAACGGCGACGGCATCGGCGATTTTAAAGGGCTGATGGAGAAGCTGGATTATTTGGAGGACTTGGGCGTGACGGCCATCTGGCTGCTGCCCTTTTACCCTTCTCCCCTCCGCGACGACGGCTACGACATAGCGGACTATTACAGCATCAACCCCTCGTACGGCAACATGCATGATTTCAAGCTTTTCGTGAAGGAGGCGCACCGGCGCGGCCTGAAGGTCATCACGGAGCTTGTCATCAACCACACCTCCGACCAGCACCCCTGGTTCCAGCGCGCCCGCACGGCCAAACCCGGCTCCAAACACCGCGACTACTACGTGTGGAGCGACGACCCGACCAAGTATAAAGACGTGCGCATCATCTTCACCGACACGGAGCAGAGTAACTGGTCGTGGGACCCGGTGGCGCAGCAGTACTACTGGCACCGTTTCTTCTCGCACCAGCCCGACCTGAACTACGACAATCCCGAGGTGCAGAAAGAAGTGTTCAAAGTGCTGGAATACTGGCTGGACCTCGGCGTGGACGGCTTCCGGCTGGACGCCGTGCCTTACCTGTTTGAGCGGGAGGGCACAAACGGCGAGAACCTGCCCGAAACCCACGATTTCCTGAAAAAGCTGCGCGCCCACGTAGACAGCAAGTACCAGGGCAAGCTACTGCTGGCTGAGGCCAATATGTGGCCGGAAGACTCTGCCGCCTACTTCGGCAACGGAGACGAGTGCCATATGAACTACCACTTCCCCATTATGCCGCGCTTGTTTATGTCGGTGAAGATGGAGGACCGCTACCCCATCATCGACATCTTCAACCAGACACCCGAGATACCGGAGGCCTGCCAGTGGGCCATGTTCCTGCGCAACCACGATGAGCTGACGCTGGAGATGGTGACCGACGAGGAGCGCGACTATATGTACAAGGTGTATACCAAGGACCCGATGGCGCGCATCAACCTGGGCATCCGGCACCGCCTGGCGCCGCTCCTGGGCAACGACCGCAGCAAGATAGAGCTGATGAACGTGCTGCTCTTCTCGATGCGCGGCACCCCGGTGGTGTACTATGGCGATGAGATAGGCATGGGCGACAATTACTACCTCGGAGACCGCGACGGAGTTCGCACGCCAATGCAGTGGAACGAGGACCGCAACGCTGGCTTCTCCTCGGCTAATCCGCAGCGCCTGTACCTGCCCGTCATCATCGACCCGGAGTACAAGTACGAGTCGGTAAACGTGGAGACGCAGAACCACAATGCCAATTCGCTGCTCTGGTGGATGCGCCGCATCATCAACATGCGTAAGCGCTACAAGGCCTTCGGCCGCGGCACCATCAGGTTCCTGTCGCCGAACAACTCGAAGGTGCTGGCTTTTGTGCGGCAGTATGAAACCGAAACTATCCTGGTGGTCGCCAACCTGTCGCGCTTCCCGGAGGCGGTGGAGCTGGACCTGCAGGATTACAAAGGATTTACCCCGGTGGAGGTGTTCAGCAAGAACAAATTCCCCAATGTAAAAGACGAGCCATACCTGTTCACGATGAGTGGCCACGGTTACTACTGGATGGAGCTGCAGCCGCAGGAGGCGGGCAGCGCACAGGATGGACAGAAGAAGGCCGTACAGCTCAGTTCGCTGCGAGCGCCCCTCGCACCCAAGACGCTGAAGCAGCTTGAGACGCAGGTGCTGCCGTCCTATATATCCCAGCGGCGCTGGTTCGGAGGCAAGGCCCGCACGGTGCAGCGCATGCAGGTGGTCAACAACATGCCCATGCCGCTCGGCAAAGCCGGTGCATCGCTGCTGTTTATCGAGGTGAGCTACAACGAGGGCCTGCCCGAACTTTACCAACTGCCCATGGCGTTCGCCACAGACGAGGAGGAGCAGGAACTGCGCGACCACGCACCGGGCAGCATTATCTCCCGGGCTGTCATCGAAGGCAAAGAGGGCGTGCTGTATGATGCCCTGTTCAGCGAGGAGTTCCGGCAGTCGCTGCTCCAGATGATGCTGAAGAAGAAGCACGTGCGCCAGGAGAGTGCGGAGTTGATCGGGTACAGCGACCGCGGGGCCATCGCCGAAATCCGTGCCGCCGAAGGGCCGCTTACCTCCAGGATACTGGCGGCGGAACAGAGCAACACTTCCATTGTATATGACAACGCACTCTTCCTGAAAGTGTACCGCAAGCTCGACAGAACGGTGAACCCCGACGTGGAAGTGGTGCGGATGCTGACAGAGAAAGTGGGATTCCCCCATGTGCCGCGCTTCCTGGGGGCACTGGAGCAGCACGAGCAGGGCAAACAACCGATGGTGCTCGTGATGTTGCAGGAACTGGTCCCCAACCAAGGCGACGCATGGAGTTATTTCGGTGATTCGCTGAAGCGCCTGTATGAGCGCGTGAAGACGCAGCCGAACCGGGTAGATGTAACGCAGTCATCCAGAACGCTGGTGCGCCCGCAGGCTTTTGTGGAGATACCGGAGGAGGTGCAGATGCAGATTGGCGGTGCCCACGTGGAGCGTGTGGAACTGCTGGGCCTGCGCACCGCGGAGATGCACCTGGCCTTGGGCAGCATCCGGGGGGAGAAAGACTTCACCCCGGAGGAGTTCTCGCTGCACTACCAGCGCTCGCTGTACTCCTCGCTCACCTCACTGGTGCGCAGCAACTTCGACAGCCTGCGGAAGCACCTGCCCAACCTGCCGGAAAGCGTGCGCGGGGAGGCCGAGGAAGTGCTGAACATGCGCGGGGAGGTGCTGGAGCGCCTGAAGATGATCTTCTCCCACAAGATAGACACCCTGAAGATCAGGACGCATGGCGACTATCACTTAGGCCAGGTGCTTTTCACGGGCAAAGACTTCTACATCATCGATTTTGAGGGAGAGCCGGCCCGCTCGTTCAGCGAGCGCCGCCTGAAGCGTTCTGCCCTGCGTGATGTGGCGGGCATGATCCGCTCGTTCCACTACGCTTCCTACAACGCCCTGTTTCAGCAGGAGGGGCTGCGCCGCGAGGATGTGGAATATATGGAAACATGGGCCGAACAGTGGTATCAGTATGCCAGCGGCTTCTTTATGCACAGCTACCTGGGCAAAACCCGTGGAACCGGCATCGTGCCGGCAAAAGACGAGGACCTGGAGATACTGATACACACCTACTTGTTGGAGAAGGCTATCTACGAGCTGGGATATGAATTGAATAATCGTCCGGATTGGGTGCTCATCCCCATCAGAGGCATCAAGTACATCATGAAAAAGTATAAGAATGGCTAA